One window from the genome of Comamonas sp. lk encodes:
- a CDS encoding 4-oxalocrotonate tautomerase, protein MPTYHVEMMEGRTVEQKRKLVEEITRVSVEVLGGSPESVDIIITDIKRHDWATGGKLWSERE, encoded by the coding sequence ATGCCCACCTACCATGTAGAAATGATGGAAGGCCGCACCGTCGAACAAAAGCGCAAGCTGGTGGAAGAAATCACCCGCGTCAGCGTGGAAGTGCTGGGCGGTTCGCCCGAATCGGTAGACATCATCATCACCGACATCAAGCGCCACGACTGGGCCACCGGCGGCAAGCTCTGGTCCGAGCGCGAGTAA